Proteins co-encoded in one Gehongia tenuis genomic window:
- a CDS encoding adenylosuccinate synthase yields the protein MVRAIVGANWGDEGKGKMTDMLAAQSDMVIRFQGGSNAGHTIVNEHGKFALHLLPSGIFFPHITNLIGPGVAFCPEDFFKELASVQERGIKPNIKVSDRAQILMPYHRMFDLLEEQRLGKASFGSTKSGIAPFYSDKYAKIGIQLSELSFPDVLKARVHSICTQKNVILEHLYGAPLLKEEELLATLEEYGRDMAPYLVDGSALVHEALSEGKTLLLEGQLGSLRDPDHGIYPYTTSSSTLAGYGAVGAGVPPWEIKSVLAVTKAYSSCVGAGPFVGELMDEVGDELRNRGGDGGEYGATTGRPRRMAWFDCVASRYGCRVQGATEVALTALDVLGYLDKIPVCVAYEMDGKRLHDFPATAIQYHCKPVYEYLDGWKCDIRNIRRFEDLPENAQKYVLFVEKAIGIPVRFVSVGPKREEIIER from the coding sequence ATGGTACGTGCCATCGTGGGCGCCAATTGGGGCGATGAAGGCAAAGGTAAAATGACGGACATGCTGGCTGCCCAGTCGGATATGGTAATCCGTTTTCAGGGCGGCAGCAACGCCGGTCATACCATTGTCAACGAGCACGGAAAGTTTGCACTGCATCTTCTGCCGTCGGGCATTTTCTTTCCCCACATCACCAATCTGATTGGACCGGGCGTGGCTTTCTGCCCTGAAGATTTCTTCAAGGAGCTGGCCAGCGTTCAGGAAAGAGGCATAAAACCGAATATCAAGGTATCCGATCGGGCTCAGATTTTGATGCCTTACCACCGCATGTTCGATTTGCTGGAGGAGCAGCGCCTGGGCAAGGCAAGTTTTGGCTCCACCAAGTCGGGAATCGCGCCTTTCTATTCCGATAAATATGCTAAGATCGGCATTCAGCTGTCTGAACTCAGCTTTCCCGACGTGCTGAAAGCGCGAGTGCACAGTATCTGTACGCAGAAGAACGTAATTTTGGAGCACCTGTACGGTGCCCCTTTGCTGAAGGAAGAGGAGCTTCTGGCGACCCTTGAGGAATATGGCAGGGACATGGCGCCCTATCTGGTGGATGGTTCCGCGCTGGTGCATGAGGCGCTTTCTGAGGGCAAGACGCTGCTTCTCGAGGGCCAGCTTGGATCTCTCAGGGATCCCGATCACGGCATCTATCCCTACACCACCTCCTCCTCCACGCTGGCAGGCTATGGCGCGGTGGGCGCAGGCGTTCCCCCCTGGGAGATCAAGAGCGTGCTTGCGGTCACCAAGGCTTATTCCTCCTGCGTAGGCGCAGGTCCCTTCGTGGGCGAGCTCATGGATGAAGTGGGCGATGAGCTGAGAAACCGCGGCGGCGACGGCGGCGAATATGGCGCTACTACGGGCCGTCCCCGGCGGATGGCCTGGTTTGACTGTGTGGCCAGCCGCTATGGATGCCGTGTGCAGGGTGCCACCGAGGTGGCGCTTACGGCGCTCGACGTCCTTGGATATCTTGATAAGATCCCCGTGTGTGTGGCTTATGAGATGGACGGCAAGCGTCTCCACGACTTCCCCGCCACGGCCATCCAGTACCACTGCAAGCCTGTCTATGAATACCTGGACGGATGGAAGTGTGATATTCGGAACATCCGCAGGTTTGAGGACCTGCCGGAGAACGCTCAAAAATATGTGCTCTTTGTGGAAAAGGCCATTGGCATTCCCGTTCGTTTCGTATCGGTCGGTCCCAAGCGGGAAGAGATCATCGAGCGCTGA
- the hisH gene encoding imidazole glycerol phosphate synthase subunit HisH: MIAIIDYGVGNLRSVEKAFAAVGEKAVITREANVIRGSSHVVLPGVGAFRDAMTELGSHGLVDAVKEAVASDKPFLGICLGMQLLFEKSYEDGEHAGLGILPGEITGITGVRKVPHMGWNALKMASDCPLFFGLTDPVMAYFVHSYYLAEAPQEIVAAKTDYGRNFVSAVWRGNLFATQFHPEKSGVAGLKMLKNFAELSGGAPC; this comes from the coding sequence TTGATCGCAATCATTGACTATGGCGTAGGAAATCTGAGAAGTGTCGAAAAAGCCTTCGCGGCCGTGGGGGAAAAAGCCGTGATCACCAGGGAAGCGAATGTGATCCGCGGCTCCTCCCATGTGGTTCTGCCCGGTGTGGGCGCCTTTCGGGATGCCATGACCGAGCTTGGCTCCCATGGACTGGTGGACGCGGTTAAGGAGGCGGTGGCTTCGGACAAGCCCTTCCTTGGCATCTGCCTTGGCATGCAGCTTCTCTTTGAAAAAAGCTACGAGGACGGTGAGCATGCGGGGCTCGGCATTCTTCCCGGCGAAATTACCGGCATCACCGGGGTGCGGAAGGTCCCCCACATGGGCTGGAACGCTCTCAAGATGGCATCGGACTGCCCCCTCTTCTTCGGGCTCACCGATCCTGTAATGGCCTATTTTGTGCACTCTTACTATCTGGCCGAAGCGCCTCAGGAAATCGTGGCCGCCAAAACCGATTATGGACGGAATTTTGTTTCCGCCGTTTGGCGGGGCAACCTTTTTGCCACCCAGTTTCATCCGGAAAAGAGCGGCGTGGCAGGACTTAAAATGCTTAAAAACTTTGCTGAGCTCTCAGGAGGTGCGCCATGCTGA
- the hisF gene encoding imidazole glycerol phosphate synthase subunit HisF, translating into MLTKRIIPCLDIRDGRVVKGVHFKSIRDAGDPVDAAKRYDKEGADELIFLDINATHEGRLATLAMVERTAEQVFIPFTVGGGITSVDQIKEILRRGADKVSLNSSAVMNPDLVEEAALRFGRQCIVVAMDVKKTEDHWEIYTHGGRKPTGIDALLWAEKMESRGAGEILLTSMDTDGVQGGYALDITRKIADRVSIPVIASGGAGELSHFYDALTKGGADAALAASLFHYQTLTIPEVKRYLADRGVPVRPASPDQL; encoded by the coding sequence ATGCTGACCAAGCGGATTATCCCCTGCCTGGATATTCGGGACGGCCGTGTGGTCAAAGGCGTGCATTTTAAAAGCATACGGGATGCCGGCGATCCGGTGGATGCGGCCAAGCGCTACGACAAGGAAGGCGCGGATGAGCTCATTTTTCTCGATATCAATGCCACCCATGAGGGGCGGCTTGCCACGCTAGCCATGGTGGAACGGACGGCGGAACAGGTCTTCATCCCCTTCACTGTGGGCGGCGGCATCACTTCGGTGGACCAGATCAAGGAAATCCTTCGCCGGGGCGCAGATAAGGTGTCCCTCAATTCCAGCGCCGTCATGAATCCTGATCTGGTGGAGGAAGCGGCGCTCCGTTTTGGCCGGCAGTGCATCGTGGTGGCCATGGATGTGAAAAAAACCGAAGATCATTGGGAGATCTACACCCACGGCGGGCGAAAGCCCACCGGTATTGACGCACTTCTCTGGGCGGAAAAAATGGAGTCCCGGGGCGCGGGCGAGATCCTGCTCACCAGCATGGATACCGATGGCGTCCAAGGCGGTTATGCTCTTGATATTACGCGTAAAATTGCCGACCGTGTATCCATTCCCGTGATCGCTTCCGGCGGCGCGGGTGAACTTTCCCATTTTTATGACGCCCTCACCAAGGGCGGTGCGGATGCGGCGCTCGCCGCCTCCCTGTTCCACTATCAAACTTTGACGATCCCTGAGGTGAAGCGGTATTTGGCCGATCGCGGCGTACCTGTAAGGCCCGCTTCCCCGGACCAATTATAA
- the purC gene encoding phosphoribosylaminoimidazolesuccinocarboxamide synthase, with the protein MKETQQMYEGKAKKVFATEDEKYVIVNYKDDATAFNGKKKGTIASKGVINNRMSNYLFQMLEKNGVETHFVEELDERRTVVKKVEIVPVEVIVRNIAAGGICKRLGLTEGMKLCAPVVEYCYKSDELDDPMINDDHIKVMDLATEEEMKTIREMTLKINGLLQERLLKADLILVDFKLEFGRFDGKIILADEISPDTCRLWDVHTMAKLDKDRFRRDLGDVEEAYQEVMRRLMESDNK; encoded by the coding sequence ATGAAGGAAACTCAGCAGATGTATGAAGGCAAGGCTAAGAAGGTCTTTGCAACGGAGGATGAAAAGTACGTGATCGTCAACTACAAGGACGATGCTACCGCTTTCAATGGTAAAAAGAAGGGCACCATCGCGTCCAAGGGTGTGATCAACAACCGCATGTCCAACTACCTGTTCCAGATGCTGGAGAAGAACGGTGTGGAGACCCACTTTGTGGAGGAGCTGGATGAGCGCCGCACGGTGGTCAAAAAGGTGGAAATCGTCCCCGTCGAAGTGATCGTCAGAAACATTGCTGCCGGCGGCATCTGCAAGCGCTTGGGCCTTACTGAAGGTATGAAGCTTTGTGCGCCCGTAGTGGAATACTGCTACAAGAGCGATGAATTGGACGATCCCATGATCAATGATGATCATATCAAGGTGATGGACCTTGCTACCGAAGAGGAAATGAAGACCATCCGGGAGATGACCCTCAAGATCAACGGTTTGCTGCAGGAACGCCTTCTCAAAGCCGATCTCATTCTGGTGGACTTTAAACTGGAATTCGGCCGCTTCGACGGCAAGATTATTCTGGCCGATGAGATCTCCCCCGACACCTGTCGGCTGTGGGACGTTCACACCATGGCCAAGCTGGACAAGGACCGCTTCCGCCGGGATCTTGGCGATGTTGAGGAAGCCTATCAGGAGGTTATGCGCCGCCTGATGGAATCGGATAACAAGTAA
- the purB gene encoding adenylosuccinate lyase: MIDRYTRPEMAKLWSPENKFQKWLEVELNATDAWVKLGHVPEEAAKLMRENAKFTVERIDEIEQSTHHDVVAFTRCVAESLGDESKYLHFGLTSTDVVDTALSAILVEATDMLGHDLEDLTQTLRDQAIRYKDVPMMGRTHGVHAEPITLGLKFALWYADMGRNMKRLAQAREMIAVGKLSGAVGTYANIDPFVEQYVCKKMGLAPAPISTQVLQRDRHAQYVSTLAVIGGTLEKIATEVRALQKTEMREVEEPFSKGQKGSSAMPHKRNPVKSEQICGLSRLLRGYALTSLEDIALWHERDISHSSAERVILADATTLLDYMIHQMIYILGNLHVYPENMMRSMSMSHGLVEAQRVLLRLVEKGMLREDAYDMVQRMAMESWANSRPYREILWEDPKVRELMTEAELDSCFELKTHLTHVDTIFRRLGLLEAY, translated from the coding sequence ATGATTGACCGTTATACCCGCCCGGAAATGGCGAAGCTTTGGAGCCCGGAAAACAAGTTCCAGAAGTGGTTGGAGGTGGAGCTCAATGCCACCGATGCCTGGGTAAAGCTGGGTCATGTGCCGGAAGAGGCCGCAAAGCTCATGCGCGAGAATGCCAAGTTCACCGTGGAGCGCATCGACGAGATTGAGCAAAGCACCCATCATGATGTGGTGGCGTTCACCCGCTGCGTGGCCGAATCTCTGGGCGATGAATCCAAGTATCTGCACTTTGGGCTCACCTCCACCGACGTGGTGGACACGGCCCTTTCCGCTATTTTGGTGGAGGCTACCGATATGCTGGGCCACGATCTGGAGGATCTCACCCAGACGCTTCGGGATCAGGCGATCCGCTACAAGGATGTGCCCATGATGGGCCGCACCCATGGCGTGCACGCGGAGCCCATCACCCTCGGGCTCAAATTTGCCCTATGGTATGCCGATATGGGCCGCAACATGAAGCGGCTTGCGCAGGCCCGGGAGATGATCGCCGTGGGCAAGCTCTCCGGCGCGGTGGGCACCTACGCCAATATCGATCCTTTCGTTGAGCAGTATGTCTGCAAGAAGATGGGCCTTGCTCCCGCCCCCATTTCCACCCAGGTTTTGCAGCGGGACCGTCACGCTCAGTACGTGAGCACTCTGGCCGTCATCGGCGGCACTTTGGAGAAGATCGCAACCGAGGTCCGCGCCTTGCAGAAAACGGAGATGCGGGAAGTGGAAGAGCCCTTCTCCAAGGGACAAAAAGGCTCCTCCGCCATGCCCCACAAGCGCAATCCCGTCAAATCCGAACAGATTTGCGGTCTGTCCCGGCTGCTCCGCGGTTACGCGCTGACATCCCTTGAGGATATCGCCCTTTGGCATGAGCGGGACATCTCCCACTCCTCCGCCGAGCGGGTGATTCTGGCGGATGCCACCACCCTTCTCGACTATATGATTCATCAGATGATCTACATTCTTGGGAACCTGCATGTCTATCCCGAAAACATGATGCGCTCCATGTCCATGAGCCATGGTCTTGTGGAAGCCCAGCGGGTGCTGCTCCGCCTGGTAGAGAAAGGCATGCTTCGAGAGGACGCCTACGATATGGTGCAGCGCATGGCCATGGAATCCTGGGCCAACAGCCGCCCCTATCGGGAGATTCTCTGGGAGGATCCCAAGGTGCGCGAGCTGATGACCGAGGCGGAACTCGATTCCTGCTTCGAACTCAAGACCCATCTCACCCATGTGGATACCATTTTCCGCCGTTTAGGCCTTTTGGAGGCTTACTGA
- a CDS encoding MmcQ/YjbR family DNA-binding protein produces MHYDWLDEYALAKPGAAEEFKVAWDALLYRVGGRMYGMKGCYKDGRPLLSVKVDPLEGERLRQVYPDKIIPGYYSDKRNWVSIFLDVELPREVVEKLVDDSYSLVFAKLTRKKQKEILEA; encoded by the coding sequence ATGCATTACGACTGGCTGGATGAATACGCATTGGCAAAGCCCGGCGCCGCTGAGGAGTTCAAGGTGGCCTGGGATGCACTGCTTTACAGGGTGGGCGGCCGGATGTATGGCATGAAGGGATGTTACAAGGATGGACGCCCCCTTTTATCCGTCAAAGTGGACCCTTTGGAGGGTGAACGGCTCAGACAGGTCTATCCTGACAAGATTATTCCAGGCTACTACAGCGATAAACGAAACTGGGTGTCCATCTTTCTGGATGTGGAGCTTCCTCGGGAAGTGGTGGAAAAGCTGGTGGACGATTCCTACAGCCTTGTCTTTGCCAAGCTCACTCGAAAGAAGCAGAAAGAGATTTTGGAAGCATAA
- a CDS encoding M81 family metallopeptidase gives MKILAVYISHESNTFSPLTTVLSDYVIYEGEKMFPYMKGAYDVLKGAGCEIVPTLYMNAATSATNAREVYDYAAGKVEEVLQREKDFDGVWMHLHGACYVKEIGHLELGILRLIRKYVGPDIPIAWAMDPHGNVGPDHIELADILRAYRTVPHVDQERTDAEAARALVRRIALGNKVKPVYVRVPVLVAGEQSVDSQEPMISIFRKLEELDKREGILMSSYTVGFVWGDTPNSTAAVAITPETEADRALCEAEAEKLRDYVVEHRREFSFAVPAMDVNKTVEAALNSDAKPLYISDSGDNTTCGATGCTTILLEKFLHTDLKGKKVLIAAIYDEDATHEALKHEVGEKIVLGIGNEVDAFSKKIQVEATVKVKGDLIFRTGEIKGKTVTLSAGDLDIVLEDRVESFTHMAYFRSAGVDVNDYDIIVVKLGYLFPELAEHAEATIMCLTPGAGSQDVTQLPFTVIPRPAYPMDEL, from the coding sequence ATGAAAATTTTGGCGGTCTATATTTCCCACGAATCCAACACTTTTTCACCGCTCACCACGGTTCTGTCGGACTATGTGATCTACGAGGGGGAAAAGATGTTCCCTTACATGAAGGGCGCCTATGATGTGTTGAAGGGGGCGGGCTGTGAGATTGTGCCCACGCTCTACATGAACGCGGCCACATCGGCCACCAATGCCCGGGAGGTCTATGACTATGCCGCGGGCAAGGTGGAGGAAGTTTTGCAACGCGAAAAGGATTTTGACGGGGTTTGGATGCATCTCCATGGCGCGTGTTACGTGAAGGAGATTGGCCATCTGGAGCTGGGAATTCTGCGGCTGATCCGCAAATATGTGGGTCCGGACATTCCCATTGCCTGGGCTATGGACCCTCACGGCAATGTGGGTCCGGACCACATCGAGTTGGCCGACATCCTTCGGGCTTACCGCACCGTACCCCATGTGGACCAGGAACGCACGGATGCTGAAGCCGCCAGAGCACTTGTGCGGCGAATCGCTCTTGGAAATAAGGTGAAACCCGTATACGTGCGCGTGCCGGTACTGGTGGCCGGCGAACAGTCGGTGGATTCCCAGGAGCCCATGATTTCCATCTTCCGCAAGCTGGAGGAGCTGGACAAGCGGGAGGGCATCCTGATGTCCTCCTACACGGTGGGTTTTGTGTGGGGAGACACGCCCAACAGCACAGCTGCCGTTGCGATTACGCCGGAGACGGAGGCGGATAGGGCTCTATGCGAAGCGGAGGCTGAAAAGCTTCGGGATTATGTGGTGGAGCACCGTCGCGAGTTTTCCTTTGCCGTACCCGCTATGGATGTGAATAAAACGGTGGAAGCTGCGCTGAATTCAGATGCGAAACCACTTTATATTTCCGACTCCGGAGACAACACCACCTGCGGCGCCACGGGCTGCACCACCATACTGCTGGAAAAGTTCCTCCATACGGATCTTAAAGGCAAGAAGGTGCTCATCGCGGCCATCTATGACGAAGACGCCACCCATGAGGCTTTGAAGCATGAAGTGGGGGAGAAGATTGTTCTTGGAATCGGGAACGAGGTGGATGCTTTCAGCAAGAAGATCCAGGTTGAGGCCACGGTTAAGGTCAAAGGAGATCTCATTTTCCGTACCGGCGAGATCAAGGGCAAGACCGTAACGCTGTCGGCGGGGGATCTGGACATCGTTTTGGAGGACCGGGTGGAATCTTTTACGCATATGGCCTACTTCCGGAGCGCCGGCGTCGATGTGAACGACTATGACATCATCGTGGTCAAGCTGGGCTATTTGTTCCCTGAGCTTGCGGAGCATGCTGAAGCGACGATCATGTGTCTGACGCCCGGTGCGGGAAGCCAGGATGTGACCCAGCTGCCCTTTACGGTTATTCCCCGCCCAGCCTATCCCATGGACGAACTGTAA
- a CDS encoding M81 family metallopeptidase, producing the protein MKKILAVCYSHESNTFTPLTTKLSDYVIREDEAMLPLIKEPVKVLEEAGYQVVPSIYASTGPSGTNEREVYDYVEKKVAEVIDANPDIVGVWAHLHGANFVKEVGHAELALLKMIRGKLGPNVPISWAMDPHGNVSPEHIPNVDIIRAYRRVPHVDVEQTQVEAAKALVKRLEMGNHVAPVYVRVPVLVGGEQSVDSQEPMISIFKKLWELDKRDGILMSSYTVGFVWGDTPYATAAVEITPMTEADRPMCEEEAKKLRDYVVEHRHEFQFAVTALEPDDTVKRAIEAAEKPVYISDSGDNPTAGATGCNTIMLDKFLKADLKGKKLLIASILDAPLCERLLKMNIGDAVKDEIGTCVDADSYKVPFEGVLKGFGELFDGRTGQKLADTATVAIGGIDLVVESYPHSFTSMKDFETAGVNPDDYDIVMVKQGYLFPELDVKAKFPIMCLSPGTTYQIVARLPFKIIQRPTYPMDEL; encoded by the coding sequence ATGAAAAAAATTCTAGCCGTATGCTATTCTCACGAATCCAATACTTTCACGCCCCTTACGACCAAGCTTTCCGACTATGTGATTCGGGAAGACGAGGCCATGCTGCCTTTGATCAAGGAGCCCGTTAAGGTGCTGGAGGAAGCTGGTTATCAGGTGGTTCCTTCCATTTATGCTTCCACCGGACCTTCCGGAACCAACGAACGGGAAGTCTATGATTACGTCGAGAAGAAGGTGGCGGAGGTTATCGATGCCAACCCCGATATCGTAGGCGTGTGGGCCCATCTGCATGGTGCGAACTTTGTGAAGGAAGTGGGCCATGCTGAGTTGGCTCTTCTTAAAATGATCCGCGGCAAGCTGGGTCCGAACGTGCCCATTTCATGGGCGATGGACCCCCATGGCAACGTGAGTCCCGAGCATATTCCCAATGTGGATATCATCCGCGCCTATCGCAGGGTTCCCCATGTGGATGTGGAGCAGACCCAGGTGGAGGCGGCTAAGGCCTTGGTAAAACGCCTTGAGATGGGCAACCATGTGGCGCCCGTATATGTGCGTGTGCCGGTGCTGGTGGGCGGCGAACAGTCCGTGGATTCCCAAGAGCCCATGATCTCCATCTTCAAGAAGCTGTGGGAGCTGGATAAGCGGGATGGCATTCTCATGTCCTCCTACACGGTAGGCTTCGTATGGGGCGATACGCCCTACGCCACGGCGGCTGTTGAGATTACGCCCATGACTGAAGCGGACCGGCCCATGTGCGAGGAGGAAGCCAAGAAGCTTCGGGATTATGTGGTGGAGCATCGCCATGAGTTCCAGTTTGCGGTAACCGCCCTGGAGCCCGACGACACGGTTAAGCGCGCCATCGAGGCGGCCGAGAAGCCGGTGTACATCTCCGATTCCGGCGACAACCCCACGGCCGGTGCCACGGGCTGCAATACCATCATGCTGGATAAGTTCCTCAAAGCGGATCTCAAGGGCAAAAAGCTTTTGATTGCTTCCATCCTGGATGCGCCTCTTTGCGAGCGCCTGCTCAAAATGAATATCGGCGATGCCGTGAAGGATGAGATTGGAACCTGTGTGGATGCGGATAGTTACAAGGTGCCTTTTGAAGGCGTGCTGAAGGGCTTTGGCGAGCTCTTCGATGGACGCACCGGCCAGAAACTGGCGGATACCGCTACCGTTGCCATTGGGGGCATCGATCTTGTGGTGGAAAGCTATCCCCATTCTTTCACTTCCATGAAGGATTTTGAAACCGCGGGTGTTAATCCCGATGACTACGATATCGTCATGGTCAAGCAAGGCTATTTGTTCCCCGAACTGGATGTCAAGGCCAAGTTCCCCATCATGTGCTTGAGCCCGGGAACCACATACCAGATCGTAGCCCGGCTGCCTTTCAAAATCATTCAGCGGCCCACCTATCCCATGGATGAACTCTAA
- a CDS encoding M81 family metallopeptidase has protein sequence MKILMAQYSHESNTFTPLTTKLSDYVVKEGEDLLKLVHKATKVFQDAGCELVPVVYCTASPSGTNEREVYDFVEKKISDALDANPDLDGIWVHLHGANYVKEIGHAELALLKMIRAKVGPDIPIAWAMDPHGNVGPEHIKYADILRAYRTVPHVDVQETDEAAAQALLERIKLGNKVEPVYVRVPVLVGGEQSVGAEEPMKSVFQRLWELDKMEGILMASYTVGFVWGDTPCSTAAVAITPRTEADRELCLREAEKLRDLVVENKEKFQFAVLALSPDDAVQRSIEEAEGPVYVSDSGDNPQAGATGCNTVMLEKYLKADLKGKKVLLASIFDIEATHKALKYNVGDDIEIDIGACLDEYSQKVRVCGKVKAKGDLIFRTGEKFGDVVTISCGGVDVVLEDRAESFTEMEYFRRAGLDADDYDVIVVKLGYLFPELDEHAKLPIMCLTPGASYQIVAKLPFTKIPRPTYPMDEI, from the coding sequence TTGAAGATTTTAATGGCGCAGTATTCCCATGAATCCAACACATTCACACCGCTGACCACAAAACTATCCGATTATGTGGTTAAAGAGGGAGAAGATCTACTTAAATTGGTTCACAAAGCCACAAAGGTGTTTCAGGACGCGGGATGCGAGCTGGTGCCCGTGGTGTATTGCACCGCCTCACCCTCGGGAACCAACGAGCGGGAGGTTTACGATTTTGTGGAGAAAAAAATCTCTGATGCGTTGGATGCCAATCCCGATCTGGACGGCATCTGGGTGCATCTGCATGGCGCCAACTATGTGAAGGAAATCGGTCATGCGGAGCTGGCGCTGCTTAAAATGATCCGTGCCAAGGTGGGGCCGGACATCCCCATTGCCTGGGCCATGGACCCTCACGGCAACGTGGGCCCTGAGCACATCAAATATGCGGATATTCTTCGCGCCTACCGCACGGTGCCCCATGTGGACGTGCAGGAAACGGATGAGGCGGCGGCCCAGGCGCTGCTGGAGCGCATCAAGCTGGGCAACAAAGTGGAGCCGGTCTATGTGCGCGTTCCCGTCCTGGTGGGCGGGGAACAGTCGGTGGGTGCGGAAGAGCCCATGAAATCGGTATTCCAGCGGTTGTGGGAGCTGGACAAAATGGAGGGCATTTTGATGGCTTCCTATACGGTGGGCTTCGTATGGGGCGATACGCCCTGCTCCACGGCCGCCGTGGCTATCACGCCAAGAACGGAAGCGGACCGTGAACTGTGTCTTCGGGAGGCGGAGAAACTGCGGGACTTGGTGGTGGAGAATAAGGAAAAGTTCCAGTTTGCCGTGCTGGCCTTGAGCCCCGACGATGCGGTCCAGCGTTCCATTGAGGAGGCGGAAGGACCGGTTTATGTGTCCGACTCCGGTGATAATCCTCAGGCGGGAGCCACCGGCTGCAACACTGTGATGCTGGAGAAATATCTGAAGGCAGACCTCAAAGGCAAGAAGGTGCTTTTGGCATCCATTTTTGATATTGAAGCCACCCATAAGGCCCTGAAATACAATGTGGGTGACGATATCGAGATCGATATCGGTGCGTGTCTGGACGAATACAGCCAGAAGGTCCGGGTTTGCGGCAAAGTGAAAGCAAAGGGTGACCTTATTTTCCGGACCGGGGAAAAGTTTGGCGATGTGGTGACCATTTCCTGCGGCGGCGTGGATGTGGTGCTGGAGGACCGGGCCGAATCCTTTACTGAAATGGAATATTTCAGGCGGGCGGGCCTTGATGCGGACGACTACGACGTGATCGTGGTCAAGCTGGGCTACCTTTTCCCCGAACTGGATGAGCACGCCAAGCTGCCCATTATGTGTCTCACCCCCGGTGCTTCCTATCAAATCGTGGCCAAACTGCCCTTTACCAAGATTCCCCGTCCCACCTACCCGATGGATGAGATCTGA
- a CDS encoding O-antigen ligase family protein codes for MLLFLPIIIRKYSTFNLSKLENIFNFILLSGIFVLVFTLSSRAIFFCLLVETALFIIINLKRKRIVLRILSALVCSTAIVAILFCFDVGDVRYSVYRETGFTSIFQNNPSFSEPVPSHPLSEDEERASAQIGRSDTMRKSLARLSIERVKENLWFGTGDIFYAYSVSGQDYQVAPHNFILATLNCYGLVGLIIIAALMIVTLIQTGLLKFRGLRDFLTYKSTYIVTLLLFLGLSLLQATAYDVLLMPLLFVVTAIYAKSENYNI; via the coding sequence ATGCTGCTGTTTTTGCCCATTATAATAAGAAAGTATTCTACTTTCAATTTATCAAAACTTGAAAATATTTTTAATTTTATATTACTGAGCGGTATTTTTGTTCTGGTTTTTACGCTTAGTTCTCGCGCAATCTTTTTTTGTCTCCTTGTTGAAACCGCACTATTTATAATTATCAATCTCAAAAGAAAACGAATTGTTCTACGTATTCTTTCTGCATTAGTGTGTTCGACTGCAATTGTAGCAATATTATTCTGTTTTGACGTCGGAGACGTACGATATTCTGTGTATCGAGAGACAGGATTCACAAGCATTTTTCAAAATAATCCATCTTTTTCAGAGCCTGTTCCATCGCATCCCTTATCAGAAGATGAGGAGAGAGCTTCCGCTCAAATTGGACGCAGTGATACAATGCGTAAAAGTTTAGCACGCTTAAGTATTGAAAGAGTAAAAGAGAATCTTTGGTTCGGGACAGGGGATATCTTCTATGCTTATAGTGTTTCCGGTCAAGATTATCAAGTTGCTCCCCATAATTTTATTTTAGCAACGCTGAACTGTTACGGTTTAGTTGGTTTAATCATAATTGCAGCTCTTATGATCGTTACACTAATTCAGACTGGGTTATTAAAATTCCGTGGATTACGTGATTTTCTAACGTATAAATCCACATATATTGTTACTTTATTATTGTTTCTCGGATTAAGCTTATTACAGGCAACCGCTTATGACGTATTGCTTATGCCGCTGCTTTTCGTGGTAACAGCCATATATGCAAAATCTGAAAATTACAATATATAA